In Kutzneria kofuensis, the DNA window GTTCAACGTCGACGTCATCGGCGGCTACGGCTTCGGCGCCGCCGAGTTCAACCTCGAACAGGTCAAGTCCCTGCCCGAGACGCCCGACGAGAGCACCGACCCCATCTCCGGCTGGTTCCGCCGCCCCTACATCTTCGCCGAGGACCCCACCGAGCCCGGTACCGCTCTGCGAGCCGTCAACCAGTACCGGCAGCAGGCCAAGGTGTGGCGCACCCCCGAGGAGCTGGCCTGCGAGTCCGACACCGCCGTGCTGCCCCGCCTCGAGTTCGCCGACACCGTGCCGATGTACCTGCCCTCCTTCGGGCCGGCCGTGCGGGCGTGACCCCCGCTCACGTGATCCCGCCACGCTCGTGCGTGGGCATTCGCGTGGTCGCTTCTCCACGCTTCCCGGTCAGCATATGGCTATGTCGCGTCAGAGTCGGCGTCTCGCCCGGCTTCGACATTGCTTCGTCGAAGCCGTGGGAGTACGGCTGATCGTATGCGTATTGGTCTGGTTTCGATGATTACTCTGCTGGCGACGTTGATTGTGGTGCCGGCGACGAGCGCGAATGCGACGGTTGTGACTCCAGGTTCGATCGTCGCGAGCCCGACGCAGGTCCACCGGGTGTACGTCGGTGGCGGCGGTGCCTGGAAGCCTGGCCCGGCCCTGCAGGCGGCCATCGAGAACGCCAGGCAGAGCACGCGAGCAGACGGCGTCAGCAACGTCGAGGCGTGCCGGTTGGTCGACTACAAGATCGACTGGGACCCCGAAACGCATTGGTACATCGCGGAGGCGACGATCTCGTGTTGACGTGACGCCGCAGCGATCGGCTCGGACCGCAATGGTGGCGCGAACCGGGGCGCGGCCTTCCTTCTGAAAGGTCGGGTTTGCGAAGGCGGTGTTTTCACATGCGATGGTGTAGCAGGGCTTTGGTAGGCGGCGCGGCGGCAGCGCTGATCGTGTCGAGTGGAACGGGAATCAGCAGCGCCGCCCCCGCGACCATCCCGGCGGCGGATCGGCAGGTCCAATTCGTGGTGGACGGCACCACCACCTACGGCACCCTGCATGTGCCGGCCCACCGTCCCGGGGCTCGGTTGGCCGTGGCGCTGCTTCTTCCCGGTAGCGGCCCCACCGACCGGAACGGCGACCAGCCACCGGGCTTCACCCCCGCGACACTTCGGTTGATCGCCGACGTGCTGGGGCAGGACGGGGTGATCAGCCTGCGCTTCGACAAGTACTTCACCGGACGGACCGGCCCCGGACGCTATCGGGACGACCCGGGTCGGATCGACATGGCGGCGTTCACCCGGCAGGCCGTGGCCGCCTACGACGTGATGCGGGAACAGCCCGAGACCGATCAGCATGCGCTGCTCATCGTCGGCCACAGCGAAGGCGGCCTCCAGGCACTGCTGGTCGCACGGGCCGCGCGGCCGAAGCCGGTCGGGCTGGCCCTGCTCGAACCGCAGGACCTGCCCGCCCTCGACATGATGGACTACCAGGTCGCCGGGCAACTCGACCAAGCGGCGGCGGCGGGCGTCATCACCCGGGAGGTGGCCGAACGGAACAAGGCGGCCGTCCGCGAGGGGATCACTGACTTCCGTGCCCGTCACCCCGTGGTCGTCGAGGGACTGCTGCCGGGGGTCGCCGCGCTCCTGCGCGACCTGGACAATCCGCTCAAGTCCCGGTTCATCCACAGCGTCGACGCCATCTACCCGCCGGACGTGGCGCGGCGGATCGGCCCCGGCACCCGGGTGATGGTCACCTGCGGGACCGCCGACACCCAGGTTCCTTGCTGGACAACGTCTCCGCTGCTCCGTGCGCTGTCCGCGGCGCATGCCACCGGTCCCGGGCTGAGGGTGCTGCCCGAGGTGGATCACTTCCTCCACCCGGCCGGCACTCCCGTCGACGACCAGATTCTCGCCGAATCGGCGCGGCTGGCCCTCCACGAGTTCCTCCGGCCGTGGTGGAACGACGGCGGCGGTGATGCTCGGTTGAGGTGAACGCAGGGCTACGGGGGTTGGGCCTCACCGGTAGGCAAGGCCCAACGCGGCGTCGTCAGGACGAGAACAGGAAGCGACCGAAGCCGCCCTTGCGCTGGCGGCGGTCGCCCCAACCGGGGCCGCCGTGGTGGCCGCCGCCGTAGTCGCGGGAACCGGCGTAGTGCTGCTGCGGACCGCCCCACTGCTGGCTGGACCACTGGGCCTCGGCGCGGGTGAGGGCCTCGAGCTCGCCGTGGTCCAGGAAGATGCCGCGGCACGTGTCGCACTGCTCGACGTGCACGCCGTTGCGCTCGTAGCTCCGCATGGAACCGGGGCACTTGGGGCAGTTCATCGGGTCTCCTCACTATCGGTCATCCGGCGGCACGCGGCGAGCATTGCCCGGTCCACGTCGTCCAGGGGGCGGTCGGTCAGCAGGGCCGTCGCGGCGGTGTAGACCACGAAGGCGCGGGCGATGGGTTCGAGGAACGGCCAAGGGTCGCCGGACAGGGGCAGGGCGGGGCCGTGACCGGCGCGGTAACCGGCGAGGAACCGCTGCCAGCCGTACTCCGGCAGCGCCCCGACGGCGTAGCCGGCGGCGATCCGTCCGAGGTCCCACCCGGGATCGCCGAGCCCGAGGTCGTCGACGTCGATCAGAAGCCACCGGCCCCGATACTGCACGAGCTGCCCGAGGTGCCAGTCGCCGTGCACGAGGTGGTAGCCGGGTTCGAGCGGCGCGACGGTCTCCCACGCGGCGAGAACCGTTGCGGCGTCACGACTTGCGGGTAAGCGGGAGATGGCGCCGGACAGGCGCGCGGGGGTGCCGGCGGCGGGGATGGGGCCGAGCCGGGACGGGTCGACGCGATGCAGTCGGGCGAGCAGCCCACCGGCCTCGGCCCACGGCGCGGTCGCCTCGTCGTCGGCGACCGGACGGCCCAGCGGCCACACGCTCACCCAGCGGTCGCCGACCGCGATCGGCCGGCAATCCTTGGGCGGCAACAGGATTCCGTGCAGAGCCGGATGCGCGGCCAGGCGCATCCGGTCGGCGAGCGCGCGGCCGTCGACGCCGTCGTGATGGGCCTTGACGACCTCGTCGGCCGTGCTGACGACAACTCCGGCTGCCACGCTCCACCTCCTCCGTTCACCAACACTGGGTAAACGGTCTGTAATGGAGCGAAGGTTCCCGGAGAACCTGTCAATGACCTGAGAAAGTCGCCTTGCCGGGACCGTCGGTCAGGAAGGAGCGCACCGCCCCGCGCAGGTCGTCGGTGTCGAACAGCTCGGCGGCGATGGCGGTGACGTGCGCGTTCGCCTCGGCGACGCCACCGTGCTCGAAGTGCCGCAGCACCTGCTTGGTCGCCGCGTGCGCCTTGGTCGGGCCGGCGGCCAGCCGTCGCGCGTACGCCAGCGCGGCGTCGTCGAAGCCCTCGTCCGGCAGCACCTTGTTGACGACGTTCCAGCGCTCCAGCGTCGCCGCGTCGTAGCGGTCGCCGGTCATCACGAACTCCTTGGCCCGGCCGACGCCGGCCCGCGCCGCGAGCCGCTGCGTGCCGCCCATCGTCGGCGTCAGGCCGATCACGTTCTCCACCAGCCCGAACTTCGCCCGCTCGGCGGCGAGCAGCACGTCGCAGGCGACGGCGATCTCGAACGCCCATGTCAGGCACAGCGCGTGCGCGGCGAACACGGTCGGGAACGGCAGCGCCGCGATCCGGTCCGGGATCGTCAGCATCTCGTCGAAAAGTTCCTTGGCGGCGGCGGCCGACGGCTGCGCGTCGAAAAGGGCAACGTCGACGCCTCCGCTGACCACGCGGCCGGCGGCCCTGATCAACAACGCCCGTGGCTGCGACGCTTCCACCTGCCCGATCGCCTCGCCGAGTTCTGCCTGCATGGCGGCGGTGTAGAGGTTCAGCGGCGGCGCGTCGACGGTCAGCACGGCCAGCCCGGCGTCCTCCCGGTCCAGTCGCAGCAGCTCCACGGCCAACTCCCGTCTGCAGTGATCTTTGCTTTACCCACCCTCTCACGCTCATGATTGCCGGGTGTCGGAGATTGCGTCGTGGAACGGCGAGCACCCGCAGGTGAAACTGCTCGACCCCGTGCTGTTCGCTCAGCTCGGGGCCGGCGAGGGCGGGTACGCGGAGTTGCTGCTGGCCGAGTACGGCCGGCCGGAGCAGGTGATCGTGCGCAACGAGGTGCCGCACGGAGTACTGCACTACATCCAGTTCGAGGAGCGGCCGGACCGTCCGGCCTGGACAACACATCTGATCTTCGGTGGCGCCACCGAGCCGCAGGTGCGCGAGTACCTGGTGACGATCGGCCTGGGCTCGGTGGAGATCCACACGGTC includes these proteins:
- a CDS encoding alpha/beta hydrolase, coding for MSSGTGISSAAPATIPAADRQVQFVVDGTTTYGTLHVPAHRPGARLAVALLLPGSGPTDRNGDQPPGFTPATLRLIADVLGQDGVISLRFDKYFTGRTGPGRYRDDPGRIDMAAFTRQAVAAYDVMREQPETDQHALLIVGHSEGGLQALLVARAARPKPVGLALLEPQDLPALDMMDYQVAGQLDQAAAAGVITREVAERNKAAVREGITDFRARHPVVVEGLLPGVAALLRDLDNPLKSRFIHSVDAIYPPDVARRIGPGTRVMVTCGTADTQVPCWTTSPLLRALSAAHATGPGLRVLPEVDHFLHPAGTPVDDQILAESARLALHEFLRPWWNDGGGDARLR
- a CDS encoding phosphotransferase family protein — its product is MAAGVVVSTADEVVKAHHDGVDGRALADRMRLAAHPALHGILLPPKDCRPIAVGDRWVSVWPLGRPVADDEATAPWAEAGGLLARLHRVDPSRLGPIPAAGTPARLSGAISRLPASRDAATVLAAWETVAPLEPGYHLVHGDWHLGQLVQYRGRWLLIDVDDLGLGDPGWDLGRIAAGYAVGALPEYGWQRFLAGYRAGHGPALPLSGDPWPFLEPIARAFVVYTAATALLTDRPLDDVDRAMLAACRRMTDSEETR
- a CDS encoding enoyl-CoA hydratase/isomerase family protein, translated to MRLDREDAGLAVLTVDAPPLNLYTAAMQAELGEAIGQVEASQPRALLIRAAGRVVSGGVDVALFDAQPSAAAAKELFDEMLTIPDRIAALPFPTVFAAHALCLTWAFEIAVACDVLLAAERAKFGLVENVIGLTPTMGGTQRLAARAGVGRAKEFVMTGDRYDAATLERWNVVNKVLPDEGFDDAALAYARRLAAGPTKAHAATKQVLRHFEHGGVAEANAHVTAIAAELFDTDDLRGAVRSFLTDGPGKATFSGH
- a CDS encoding TFIIB-type zinc ribbon-containing protein, coding for MNCPKCPGSMRSYERNGVHVEQCDTCRGIFLDHGELEALTRAEAQWSSQQWGGPQQHYAGSRDYGGGHHGGPGWGDRRQRKGGFGRFLFSS